One genomic window of [Clostridium] scindens ATCC 35704 includes the following:
- a CDS encoding sodium-dependent transporter yields the protein MKREKFGSRLGFILVSAGCAIGIGNVWKFPYMCGEFGGAAFILIYLLFLVILGIPVLVCEFAVGRGSRHSVAASFEALEPEGTRWHMTKWIGVIGSYLLMMFYTTVGGWMMYYCCRSIRGEFAGATTDEVKAGFSNMLGNVPVMTFWTVLICIIGFAVCLFGIQKGIERVSKIMMSALLIIMVVLAIHSFFMEGAGEGIRFYLIPDFGKMVDQGIGNVIFGALSQAFFTLSIGIGAMLIFGSYMDKERSLTGEAVSITALDTFVALMAGFIIIPACFSFGIEPGSGPSLVFITIPNIFAQMAGGQLWSALFFLFLTFAAFSTIVAVFENIISFDMDLFNWSRNKSVLVSAVLIILLSMPCVLGFNILAGCEPLGSGTNIMDLEDFIVSNNLLPLGSLGYVLFCTRKNGWGWDNFLAEVNTGKGFHFPKGLKNYVGYGIPLIIIIIYLKGYYDKFISQGTTVLMVWMAIAILLLGFVLYCSGSKKKQS from the coding sequence ATGAAGAGAGAAAAATTTGGTTCTCGTCTGGGATTTATCCTGGTGTCTGCCGGATGCGCGATCGGAATCGGGAACGTATGGAAATTCCCTTATATGTGCGGTGAATTCGGAGGGGCCGCATTCATATTGATCTACTTATTATTCCTGGTTATTCTGGGAATCCCGGTGCTGGTGTGCGAGTTCGCGGTAGGACGCGGCAGCCGTCACAGCGTGGCGGCAAGTTTCGAGGCATTGGAGCCGGAAGGAACCCGATGGCATATGACAAAGTGGATCGGAGTAATCGGAAGCTATCTGCTGATGATGTTCTATACCACTGTAGGCGGATGGATGATGTATTATTGCTGCCGGAGCATACGGGGAGAATTCGCCGGCGCTACTACGGACGAAGTTAAGGCAGGATTCTCGAATATGCTGGGCAATGTGCCGGTGATGACTTTCTGGACGGTACTCATATGCATAATAGGATTTGCGGTGTGCCTGTTTGGAATTCAGAAAGGGATTGAGCGGGTATCTAAGATTATGATGTCCGCGCTTTTGATTATCATGGTAGTCTTGGCGATTCATTCCTTTTTTATGGAAGGAGCCGGGGAAGGTATCCGCTTTTATCTAATTCCGGATTTTGGAAAGATGGTGGATCAAGGAATCGGAAATGTGATCTTCGGGGCATTGAGCCAGGCATTTTTTACTCTGTCCATTGGTATCGGCGCGATGCTGATCTTTGGAAGTTACATGGATAAGGAAAGAAGCCTTACCGGAGAAGCGGTGAGCATCACGGCCCTGGATACGTTTGTCGCGCTGATGGCAGGGTTCATTATCATACCGGCATGCTTTTCCTTCGGGATCGAGCCGGGATCAGGACCGAGCCTTGTATTTATCACTATTCCGAATATATTTGCCCAGATGGCAGGCGGACAGTTATGGAGCGCCTTGTTCTTCCTGTTCCTGACTTTTGCGGCATTTTCAACGATTGTTGCCGTGTTTGAGAATATCATATCCTTCGATATGGATTTATTTAACTGGTCAAGGAATAAGAGCGTCCTGGTCAGCGCCGTGCTGATCATCCTGCTCAGCATGCCCTGCGTCCTGGGATTCAATATCCTTGCGGGATGCGAGCCATTAGGAAGCGGAACCAACATCATGGATCTGGAAGACTTTATCGTATCCAACAACCTTCTTCCTCTTGGAAGTTTGGGATACGTGCTGTTCTGTACCAGAAAGAATGGATGGGGATGGGATAATTTCCTTGCGGAGGTCAATACCGGAAAAGGATTCCATTTCCCAAAAGGTCTGAAGAATTATGTAGGCTATGGAATACCGCTGATCATCATTATCATCTACCTGAAAGGCTATTATGATAAATTCATAAGCCAGGGAACGACGGTACTGATGGTGTGGATGGCGATCGCAATCCTTCTGCTTGGATTCGTGCTGTATTGTTCCGGATCAAAAAAGAAGCAGTCATAA
- a CDS encoding LytR/AlgR family response regulator transcription factor codes for MMVEEIKASEQMGVTYMKMEERDRLLREEGEMRILTTQVCKKLGKGLEVQAFELGVEDYIMKPFDRKRLEKVLRRCMARPDAARTEAPTERAAVKRLAISSNGKTVFEDIKDIVYIETYNRGCLIHTAGNEYRENKSIGEYEKKLEDMGFFRIHKSYLINLDKVKEVFHIKGAN; via the coding sequence ATGATGGTTGAAGAGATTAAGGCCAGCGAGCAGATGGGAGTGACATATATGAAGATGGAAGAAAGAGATCGGCTTCTTAGAGAAGAAGGGGAAATGCGGATTTTAACCACGCAGGTGTGCAAAAAACTTGGAAAGGGCCTTGAGGTACAGGCATTCGAACTGGGAGTGGAAGACTATATTATGAAGCCCTTTGACAGGAAACGCCTGGAAAAAGTGCTCCGCAGATGCATGGCTCGGCCGGATGCAGCCCGTACTGAAGCGCCAACGGAGCGGGCGGCCGTAAAAAGGCTGGCTATCAGCAGCAATGGGAAGACTGTCTTTGAAGATATCAAGGATATCGTCTATATCGAGACGTACAACAGAGGCTGTCTGATTCATACGGCAGGCAATGAGTATCGGGAGAATAAGTCCATCGGCGAGTATGAAAAGAAATTGGAGGACATGGGATTTTTCAGAATTCATAAGAGTTATCTCATCAATCTGGACAAGGTAAAGGAAGTCTTTCATATTAAGGGAGCAAATTGA
- a CDS encoding TIGR00266 family protein, which translates to MRYQIQGETLPVVICELEGGEKMITEGGGMAWMSPNMLMETTTNGGIGKAFGRMFSGEHMFQNIYTAQGGPGMIAFASSFPGSVRAFQIAPGQEMILQKSAFLAGEMGIELSVFFNKKFSSGLFGGEGFIMQKVSGHGIVFTEFDGHVIEYELHPGQQIVVDTGHLAAMTATCSMEIKGVPGVKNMLFGGEGIFNTVITGPGRVWLQTMPISNVAGALRPYIPTGA; encoded by the coding sequence ATGAGATATCAGATACAAGGCGAGACGCTTCCGGTGGTAATCTGCGAGCTGGAAGGCGGAGAGAAGATGATCACCGAAGGCGGAGGCATGGCATGGATGTCCCCTAACATGCTGATGGAGACTACCACCAATGGCGGCATCGGCAAGGCGTTTGGACGGATGTTTTCTGGAGAGCATATGTTCCAGAATATCTACACTGCGCAGGGAGGGCCGGGAATGATCGCGTTTGCATCCAGTTTTCCGGGATCTGTCCGTGCGTTCCAGATTGCTCCGGGGCAGGAGATGATTCTTCAGAAGAGCGCGTTCCTGGCAGGAGAGATGGGAATCGAACTGTCCGTATTCTTTAATAAGAAGTTTAGTTCCGGCCTGTTCGGCGGAGAAGGATTTATTATGCAGAAGGTAAGCGGTCATGGGATCGTGTTTACAGAGTTTGACGGTCATGTGATAGAATACGAGCTTCACCCCGGGCAGCAGATTGTGGTGGATACGGGCCATCTGGCAGCTATGACGGCCACCTGCAGCATGGAGATCAAGGGCGTGCCGGGCGTAAAGAATATGCTGTTCGGCGGAGAGGGAATCTTCAACACGGTAATCACAGGGCCGGGAAGAGTATGGCTTCAGACCATGCCAATCAGCAATGTGGCAGGAGCATTAAGGCCATATATTCCAACCGGCGCATAA
- a CDS encoding AraC family transcriptional regulator: protein MMQIHTEKNQKEIKSHGNYEFPVNISPESIQSYEQGYFLWHWHPEIELTWIISGQIEYYVNDRKYLLSEGEGLFGNINTLHSGYMKDGQDCDYLSVTFHPRFIYGYENSLLQTKYVDFITSNELWHSLKLEKDVTWHQDIIRQIQDIYQLTQEPPEDYEFQVHLILCSIWQKLYLHYASQPSVGRLHPQKHLKRLKDILTYVQEHYAQEITLDDVAGHVNICKSECCRFFKKYMKMTIFEYVMFLRIQNSLLLLKNGESVTKTASMAGFSTPAYYGQIFKRYMGCSPSQYRKQHMGENL, encoded by the coding sequence ATGATGCAGATACATACTGAAAAAAACCAAAAAGAAATCAAAAGTCATGGGAATTATGAATTTCCCGTTAACATAAGCCCGGAATCCATCCAGTCCTATGAGCAGGGGTATTTCCTGTGGCACTGGCACCCGGAGATCGAACTTACCTGGATCATATCCGGGCAGATAGAGTATTATGTCAACGACAGAAAATACCTGCTCTCCGAAGGGGAGGGGCTGTTCGGCAACATCAATACCCTCCATTCCGGCTACATGAAGGACGGGCAGGACTGCGACTATCTGTCCGTCACCTTTCATCCCCGCTTCATCTACGGATATGAGAACAGCCTGCTTCAAACCAAGTACGTGGACTTCATTACTTCCAATGAACTATGGCATTCCCTCAAATTAGAAAAAGATGTAACCTGGCATCAGGACATCATCCGCCAGATTCAGGATATCTACCAGCTGACCCAGGAGCCACCTGAAGATTATGAGTTTCAGGTACACTTGATCCTGTGTTCCATCTGGCAGAAGCTTTATCTGCATTATGCCTCCCAGCCGTCCGTCGGGCGTCTCCATCCCCAGAAGCATCTAAAACGCCTGAAAGACATCCTGACTTACGTGCAGGAGCATTATGCCCAGGAGATCACCCTGGATGATGTGGCCGGCCATGTCAATATCTGCAAGAGTGAATGCTGCAGGTTCTTCAAAAAGTATATGAAGATGACTATCTTTGAGTATGTCATGTTCTTACGAATCCAGAACAGCCTTTTGCTTCTGAAAAACGGGGAAAGCGTTACAAAAACAGCCAGCATGGCCGGATTCTCCACGCCGGCCTATTATGGCCAGATCTTCAAGCGATATATGGGCTGCTCGCCCAGCCAATACCGCAAGCAGCATATGGGTGAAAATCTGTAG
- a CDS encoding galactokinase has protein sequence MKERFIQKFQELYGKGGGIRAYFAPGRVNLIGEHTDYNGGHVFPCALTLGTYGIVRDREDRKLRFYSMNFESLGIIETSLDDLVPDEAANWTNYPKGVMWAFEKRGYKLAHGMDILIYGNIPSGSGLSSSASLEVLTGLMLKDTFGFENLTMVEVALIGQDAENNFNGCNCGIMDQFASAMGKKDHAIFLDTNTLNYEYAPVILKDAKIVITNSKVKHSLVDSAYNDRRNECETALKELQAELPIHSLGELTQEEFELHKEAIKDPVRQRRAKHAVYENQRTIRAVEALRENDVELFGRLMNESHQSLKEDYQVSCREIDILVDMAQAMPGVLGSRITGGGFGGCTVSIVRNDAVDGFISQIGKTYQEKVGHEAEFYVVDIGDGAKII, from the coding sequence ATGAAAGAGCGTTTTATTCAGAAATTTCAGGAATTGTATGGAAAAGGGGGCGGGATCCGAGCCTATTTCGCGCCGGGACGCGTGAATCTGATCGGAGAGCACACAGATTATAACGGGGGCCATGTATTTCCCTGCGCCCTGACCCTTGGTACTTACGGGATTGTAAGGGATAGGGAAGACCGGAAGCTGCGGTTCTATTCTATGAATTTTGAAAGCCTCGGAATCATAGAGACCAGCCTTGATGATCTGGTTCCGGACGAGGCGGCCAATTGGACCAACTATCCCAAAGGTGTGATGTGGGCGTTTGAAAAGCGGGGATACAAACTGGCCCATGGGATGGATATCCTGATATACGGCAATATTCCCAGCGGTTCGGGACTTTCATCTTCTGCATCCTTAGAAGTCCTGACAGGGCTGATGCTTAAGGATACGTTTGGCTTTGAGAATCTGACCATGGTGGAAGTGGCGCTGATCGGGCAGGATGCTGAGAATAATTTTAACGGATGCAACTGCGGAATCATGGATCAGTTCGCAAGCGCCATGGGAAAGAAGGATCATGCCATCTTCCTGGATACCAATACCTTGAACTATGAGTATGCTCCCGTGATACTTAAGGATGCCAAGATCGTGATTACCAACAGCAAGGTAAAGCACAGCCTGGTAGATTCTGCCTACAATGACAGGAGAAATGAATGCGAGACGGCGCTTAAGGAATTGCAGGCGGAACTTCCCATCCACAGTCTTGGAGAACTGACGCAGGAAGAGTTTGAATTACATAAGGAGGCCATCAAGGACCCGGTAAGACAAAGGCGGGCCAAGCATGCGGTATATGAGAACCAGAGGACGATCCGGGCAGTGGAGGCGCTTCGAGAGAATGATGTGGAACTCTTCGGAAGGCTGATGAACGAATCGCACCAGTCTTTGAAGGAAGATTACCAGGTATCCTGCCGGGAGATTGATATTCTGGTGGATATGGCGCAGGCTATGCCGGGAGTTCTGGGGTCCCGCATTACCGGAGGCGGATTTGGCGGATGTACCGTGAGCATCGTTAGGAATGACGCGGTGGATGGCTTTATCAGCCAGATTGGAAAGACTTATCAAGAAAAAGTGGGCCATGAGGCGGAATTCTATGTAGTGGATATCGGCGATGGAGCGAAGATCATATAG